One Ranitomeya variabilis isolate aRanVar5 chromosome 5, aRanVar5.hap1, whole genome shotgun sequence DNA window includes the following coding sequences:
- the SNX33 gene encoding sorting nexin-33 isoform X1: MSRGGVSHSTGHFPLILLIMAFKARALYNFQSENKEEINIRENEELQLLSDVSLDGWLQGTNSHGQTGLFPASYVEIIQPPRSGSVQVDYPTHHASYTDATHHGSYDDDEEDDDDWDDWDDGQSVAEEPSGSNGVPYSQTKHYPRPEYAHRPRPQLERQDSIASGKRGSVVGRNLNRFSSFVRSGVEAFILGDVPQFGRVSETYVIEMGPKGPLWKPDPNAFICSVEEPTKQTKFKGIKSYISYRLTPGHTNSPVYRRYKHFDWLYNRLLHKFTVISVPHLPEKQATGRFEEDFIQKRKRRLVLWMDHMTSHPVLSQYDGFQHFLTCRDEKQWKAGKRRTERDEMVGASFLLTLQIPTEHQDLQDVEERVDTFKAFSKKMDESVLQLISVVSELARKHLGGFRKEFQKLGGSLQNLSHSFQLDPPYGSEPLIGAISHTGRTYELVGEMFAEQPKNDQFRFLDTLSLYQGLLSNFPDIIHLQKGAFAKVKDSQRMSDEGKMEQEEADGIRKRCRVVGFALQAEINHFHQRRLLDFKMAIQHYLKEQIMFYRRVSQELEKTLKMYDSL; this comes from the exons ATGAGCAGAGGAGGAGTCAGCCACAGCACAGGG CACTTTCCTTTGATTCTCCTCATCATGGCCTTCAAAGCTCGGGCCCTATATAACTTTCAAAGTGAAAATAAGGAAGAAATCAATATCCGGGAGAATGAGGAGCTACAATTGTTGAGTGATGTTTCTTTGGATGGATGGCTTCAGGGCACAAACAGCCACGGTCAAACAGGTCTTTTTCCTGCTTCCTATGTGGAGATTATTCAACCACCCCGTTCTGGTTCAGTCCAAGTGGACTACCCAACACACCACGCGAGCTACACAGATGCTACTCATCATGGGAGCTACGATgacgatgaagaagatgatgatgactgGGATGATTGGGATGATGGACAGTCTGTGGCTGAAGAGCCCAGTGGCTCAAATGGGGTTCCTTATAGTCAAACAAAGCATTACCCAAGGCCTGAGTATGCCCACAGACCAAGACCTCAGCTGGAACGCCAGGATAGCATAGCCAGTGGGAAGAGAGGTAGTGTGGTGGGTCGAAATCTAAACCGATTCTCTAGTTTTGTAAGGTCCGGTGTGGAAGCCTTTATACTTGGAGATGTTCCACAGTTTGGCAGAGTGTCTGAAACCTATGTAATTGAGATGGGACCAAAGGGGCCACTATGGAAGCCAGATCCTAACGCTTTCATTTGTTCTGTGGAGGAGCCTACCAAACAGACAAAATTTAAGGGGATTAAGAGTTACATCTCTTACAG GCTGACTCCAGGTCACACCAACTCTCCAGTTTACAGACGGTACAAGCACTTTGACTGGTTGTATAACCGCCTCCTGCACAAATTTACTGTCATTTCTGTCCCCCACTTGCCAGAGAAGCAAGCCACAGGACGCTTTGAAGAAGATTTTATCCAAAAGCGTAAGCGTAGATTGGTTCTGTGGATGGATCATATGACAAGTCATCCAGTGCTTTCTCAGTATGATGGTTTCCAGCATTTCCTAACCTGCCGTGATGAAAAACAGTGGAAAGCTGGGAAAAGACGCACGGAGAGGGATGAAATGGTTGGTGCCAGTTTTTTGCTGACCTTGCAGATACCTACTGAACATCAGGATCTCCAAGATGTAGAAGAACGTGTGGATACTTTCAAAGCCTTCTCAAAAAAGATGGATGAGAGTGTTCTCCAGTTAATCAGCGTAGTCTCTGAACTAGCACGTAAGCACTTGGGAGGCTTTCGTAAGGAGTTTCAAAAGCTTGGTGGCTCGCTGCAGAATCTAAGCCATTCCTTCCAACTAGACCCACCTTATGGATCTGAGCCACTGATTGGCGCTATTTCTCATACTGGACGTACCTATGAGTTAGTTGGAGAAATGTTTGCCGAACAACCCAAAAATGATCAGTTTAGATTTCTTGATACCTTGTCCTTGTATCAAGGATTGCTTTCCAACTTTCCAGACATCATTCACCTACAAAAAG GAGCATTTGCTAAAGTAAAGGACAGTCAGCGCATGAGCGATGAAGGGAAGATGGAGCAAGAGGAAGCTGACGGAATCCGGAAAAGGTGTCGCGTTGTAGGCTTTGCTTTGCAGGCAGAGATTAACCATTTCCATCAGAGGAGACTCCTAGACTTTAAAATGGCTATCCAGCATTATTTAAAGGAACAGATTATGTTTTATAGGAGGGTGAGTCAGGAGCTGGAGAAAACTCTAAAGATGTATGACAGCTTGTGA
- the SNX33 gene encoding sorting nexin-33 isoform X2, whose protein sequence is MFIVVSMRRRSVRPGDAWHFPLILLIMAFKARALYNFQSENKEEINIRENEELQLLSDVSLDGWLQGTNSHGQTGLFPASYVEIIQPPRSGSVQVDYPTHHASYTDATHHGSYDDDEEDDDDWDDWDDGQSVAEEPSGSNGVPYSQTKHYPRPEYAHRPRPQLERQDSIASGKRGSVVGRNLNRFSSFVRSGVEAFILGDVPQFGRVSETYVIEMGPKGPLWKPDPNAFICSVEEPTKQTKFKGIKSYISYRLTPGHTNSPVYRRYKHFDWLYNRLLHKFTVISVPHLPEKQATGRFEEDFIQKRKRRLVLWMDHMTSHPVLSQYDGFQHFLTCRDEKQWKAGKRRTERDEMVGASFLLTLQIPTEHQDLQDVEERVDTFKAFSKKMDESVLQLISVVSELARKHLGGFRKEFQKLGGSLQNLSHSFQLDPPYGSEPLIGAISHTGRTYELVGEMFAEQPKNDQFRFLDTLSLYQGLLSNFPDIIHLQKGAFAKVKDSQRMSDEGKMEQEEADGIRKRCRVVGFALQAEINHFHQRRLLDFKMAIQHYLKEQIMFYRRVSQELEKTLKMYDSL, encoded by the exons ATGTTTATTGTGGTTTCCATGAGGAGGAGGTCTGTCCGGCCTGGAGACGCGTGG CACTTTCCTTTGATTCTCCTCATCATGGCCTTCAAAGCTCGGGCCCTATATAACTTTCAAAGTGAAAATAAGGAAGAAATCAATATCCGGGAGAATGAGGAGCTACAATTGTTGAGTGATGTTTCTTTGGATGGATGGCTTCAGGGCACAAACAGCCACGGTCAAACAGGTCTTTTTCCTGCTTCCTATGTGGAGATTATTCAACCACCCCGTTCTGGTTCAGTCCAAGTGGACTACCCAACACACCACGCGAGCTACACAGATGCTACTCATCATGGGAGCTACGATgacgatgaagaagatgatgatgactgGGATGATTGGGATGATGGACAGTCTGTGGCTGAAGAGCCCAGTGGCTCAAATGGGGTTCCTTATAGTCAAACAAAGCATTACCCAAGGCCTGAGTATGCCCACAGACCAAGACCTCAGCTGGAACGCCAGGATAGCATAGCCAGTGGGAAGAGAGGTAGTGTGGTGGGTCGAAATCTAAACCGATTCTCTAGTTTTGTAAGGTCCGGTGTGGAAGCCTTTATACTTGGAGATGTTCCACAGTTTGGCAGAGTGTCTGAAACCTATGTAATTGAGATGGGACCAAAGGGGCCACTATGGAAGCCAGATCCTAACGCTTTCATTTGTTCTGTGGAGGAGCCTACCAAACAGACAAAATTTAAGGGGATTAAGAGTTACATCTCTTACAG GCTGACTCCAGGTCACACCAACTCTCCAGTTTACAGACGGTACAAGCACTTTGACTGGTTGTATAACCGCCTCCTGCACAAATTTACTGTCATTTCTGTCCCCCACTTGCCAGAGAAGCAAGCCACAGGACGCTTTGAAGAAGATTTTATCCAAAAGCGTAAGCGTAGATTGGTTCTGTGGATGGATCATATGACAAGTCATCCAGTGCTTTCTCAGTATGATGGTTTCCAGCATTTCCTAACCTGCCGTGATGAAAAACAGTGGAAAGCTGGGAAAAGACGCACGGAGAGGGATGAAATGGTTGGTGCCAGTTTTTTGCTGACCTTGCAGATACCTACTGAACATCAGGATCTCCAAGATGTAGAAGAACGTGTGGATACTTTCAAAGCCTTCTCAAAAAAGATGGATGAGAGTGTTCTCCAGTTAATCAGCGTAGTCTCTGAACTAGCACGTAAGCACTTGGGAGGCTTTCGTAAGGAGTTTCAAAAGCTTGGTGGCTCGCTGCAGAATCTAAGCCATTCCTTCCAACTAGACCCACCTTATGGATCTGAGCCACTGATTGGCGCTATTTCTCATACTGGACGTACCTATGAGTTAGTTGGAGAAATGTTTGCCGAACAACCCAAAAATGATCAGTTTAGATTTCTTGATACCTTGTCCTTGTATCAAGGATTGCTTTCCAACTTTCCAGACATCATTCACCTACAAAAAG GAGCATTTGCTAAAGTAAAGGACAGTCAGCGCATGAGCGATGAAGGGAAGATGGAGCAAGAGGAAGCTGACGGAATCCGGAAAAGGTGTCGCGTTGTAGGCTTTGCTTTGCAGGCAGAGATTAACCATTTCCATCAGAGGAGACTCCTAGACTTTAAAATGGCTATCCAGCATTATTTAAAGGAACAGATTATGTTTTATAGGAGGGTGAGTCAGGAGCTGGAGAAAACTCTAAAGATGTATGACAGCTTGTGA
- the SNX33 gene encoding sorting nexin-33 isoform X3: protein MAFKARALYNFQSENKEEINIRENEELQLLSDVSLDGWLQGTNSHGQTGLFPASYVEIIQPPRSGSVQVDYPTHHASYTDATHHGSYDDDEEDDDDWDDWDDGQSVAEEPSGSNGVPYSQTKHYPRPEYAHRPRPQLERQDSIASGKRGSVVGRNLNRFSSFVRSGVEAFILGDVPQFGRVSETYVIEMGPKGPLWKPDPNAFICSVEEPTKQTKFKGIKSYISYRLTPGHTNSPVYRRYKHFDWLYNRLLHKFTVISVPHLPEKQATGRFEEDFIQKRKRRLVLWMDHMTSHPVLSQYDGFQHFLTCRDEKQWKAGKRRTERDEMVGASFLLTLQIPTEHQDLQDVEERVDTFKAFSKKMDESVLQLISVVSELARKHLGGFRKEFQKLGGSLQNLSHSFQLDPPYGSEPLIGAISHTGRTYELVGEMFAEQPKNDQFRFLDTLSLYQGLLSNFPDIIHLQKGAFAKVKDSQRMSDEGKMEQEEADGIRKRCRVVGFALQAEINHFHQRRLLDFKMAIQHYLKEQIMFYRRVSQELEKTLKMYDSL from the exons ATGGCCTTCAAAGCTCGGGCCCTATATAACTTTCAAAGTGAAAATAAGGAAGAAATCAATATCCGGGAGAATGAGGAGCTACAATTGTTGAGTGATGTTTCTTTGGATGGATGGCTTCAGGGCACAAACAGCCACGGTCAAACAGGTCTTTTTCCTGCTTCCTATGTGGAGATTATTCAACCACCCCGTTCTGGTTCAGTCCAAGTGGACTACCCAACACACCACGCGAGCTACACAGATGCTACTCATCATGGGAGCTACGATgacgatgaagaagatgatgatgactgGGATGATTGGGATGATGGACAGTCTGTGGCTGAAGAGCCCAGTGGCTCAAATGGGGTTCCTTATAGTCAAACAAAGCATTACCCAAGGCCTGAGTATGCCCACAGACCAAGACCTCAGCTGGAACGCCAGGATAGCATAGCCAGTGGGAAGAGAGGTAGTGTGGTGGGTCGAAATCTAAACCGATTCTCTAGTTTTGTAAGGTCCGGTGTGGAAGCCTTTATACTTGGAGATGTTCCACAGTTTGGCAGAGTGTCTGAAACCTATGTAATTGAGATGGGACCAAAGGGGCCACTATGGAAGCCAGATCCTAACGCTTTCATTTGTTCTGTGGAGGAGCCTACCAAACAGACAAAATTTAAGGGGATTAAGAGTTACATCTCTTACAG GCTGACTCCAGGTCACACCAACTCTCCAGTTTACAGACGGTACAAGCACTTTGACTGGTTGTATAACCGCCTCCTGCACAAATTTACTGTCATTTCTGTCCCCCACTTGCCAGAGAAGCAAGCCACAGGACGCTTTGAAGAAGATTTTATCCAAAAGCGTAAGCGTAGATTGGTTCTGTGGATGGATCATATGACAAGTCATCCAGTGCTTTCTCAGTATGATGGTTTCCAGCATTTCCTAACCTGCCGTGATGAAAAACAGTGGAAAGCTGGGAAAAGACGCACGGAGAGGGATGAAATGGTTGGTGCCAGTTTTTTGCTGACCTTGCAGATACCTACTGAACATCAGGATCTCCAAGATGTAGAAGAACGTGTGGATACTTTCAAAGCCTTCTCAAAAAAGATGGATGAGAGTGTTCTCCAGTTAATCAGCGTAGTCTCTGAACTAGCACGTAAGCACTTGGGAGGCTTTCGTAAGGAGTTTCAAAAGCTTGGTGGCTCGCTGCAGAATCTAAGCCATTCCTTCCAACTAGACCCACCTTATGGATCTGAGCCACTGATTGGCGCTATTTCTCATACTGGACGTACCTATGAGTTAGTTGGAGAAATGTTTGCCGAACAACCCAAAAATGATCAGTTTAGATTTCTTGATACCTTGTCCTTGTATCAAGGATTGCTTTCCAACTTTCCAGACATCATTCACCTACAAAAAG GAGCATTTGCTAAAGTAAAGGACAGTCAGCGCATGAGCGATGAAGGGAAGATGGAGCAAGAGGAAGCTGACGGAATCCGGAAAAGGTGTCGCGTTGTAGGCTTTGCTTTGCAGGCAGAGATTAACCATTTCCATCAGAGGAGACTCCTAGACTTTAAAATGGCTATCCAGCATTATTTAAAGGAACAGATTATGTTTTATAGGAGGGTGAGTCAGGAGCTGGAGAAAACTCTAAAGATGTATGACAGCTTGTGA